In Zingiber officinale cultivar Zhangliang chromosome 1A, Zo_v1.1, whole genome shotgun sequence, the DNA window tggtattataagatctttttattaataaaattaccaaaaagggtataatactattaatagagggttttgagatttttattaatagagggttttgggtAAATTTCTACACCGagggagagaaaattagaaagaggcGTTGGCAGAGAAGATGACACAACGTTAGAAGAAAAGTCGgcggagataaaaagatattaggcttataaaaatttatggaggataagatggggatttatgaaattatataaggatattttagagaaataaattattaaaataagatctttttttaaaaagtagggtcttccatacttttttaaaaacagcttataagctccaaaacaacttattttgacagcttatgtgttgtttgaaaaaaaatttaccaaacaaatttgaagagcttataagctccaaaacaacttataagctgttttagagagcttataagcttagccaaacaccctcttagtttattttttatcagCTTGAGTTTGTTTGAACCTTGGCTTGAGTTTGAATCGTTTAGATGTTATGaatctctcaattcaagcttagcttAAGCTTAGTTCGAGCttgacttgaacttggttcgagcttgatttgtttaaatgttatcaagctctcaaattcaagcttatttgattgtttgaaacttttagttatttgattggttattgagtttgataatttaaattatttatttattttattatttatttaacatattgaaaagaactttattaatgaatatgatttgttcatgaacgttgttcactcATATTGTTTACGAACGTTAACtaactgaacacatatgtgtttaacattatttgtttagcttaacgaactattcaaatttgtttatttaattaatttggtgTATATCGAATgaacataaataagctcttaTCAAAAAGAACATCAAACTTGTTTAtgaacacttggttcatttaccgCCTTAGTGAAATAAAGCTTTTTGGGCATGAGGAACTATATGCAAAGTTAAACTTGAGATTGGAAATTTTAAGACAATTTATTCTTATATTAACTCAATAAGctcaattttatatatataaccTGATTAATTTTAGAGTAGATGATTATACTTCACATTCCATCCactaaataaattagaaaatgttcAGAAAAAAATGCAACTCAATAAGCTCAATTATAGCAACATGGACTCGCTTTTCAATTAACCAAAGAATTAATCTCCAACTTTTTTTAATAAACAAAGTTACCATGAAGAGATCACTCATAGTGAAACATAAATCATGATCAAAGCCCTTCTACCATTATCATGAAAATTCTTAAGGAGAAGCTCTCTGTTTTTTCCATCAACACATTAATTACTtcaaagataaactaataccacaaagaatatatatatagtaCAAATACTCAACCATCTATTTATATTCTACCCAGACACTTCAAAACTCCGATATTAACTTCTTTTTATCTATTTATAATTgcgattttttttttgtgtaataggatttttttttttcattttgcaaAAGATTTCAAATATGCGATTAATTTTCCTCGCCTGCCGCGTGCTCACTTCCTCCCTGAGCCGATCCGGTCGAGTTCCTCCGACACCGTCTTCATCCTCGGCCTCGCATCCGGATCCATCTCCGTGCACGACAGCGCCACGTGGAACGCCGCCATCACTTCCTTCTTCCCGTGCGTGTCGCGGAGCAACACCGGATCCACCAACTCCGACAGCGGCCTCGCCTCTTCGAGTCCTCTCCTTACCCACTTCACCAGCGCCGGCGCCAGCTGCTCCCCCGACGTCGACGGCGCCGTCTCCGGCGGCTTCCCGGTCAGAATCTCCAGCAGCACCATGCCGAAGGAGTACACGTCCGACTTCTGCGAGGGGCGGgccgcggcggcggcggaggcgcGGATCTCGGGGGCGCGGTAGGGGTTGGGGCGGTCGAGGAGGCCGGATTTGGAAGAGCCGGAGAAGGAGGACGAGGTGAAGGGGAGCGCCCCGCCGATGAGGGcggtggcggaggaggaggacgaggaaGGGACGTGGGAGGAGGAGGTGGTCAGGGAGAGGAGGACGAGGAGGCCGAAGTCGGCGATGTAGGGGTTGTAGTCGGCGTCGAGGAGGATGTTGGAAGGCTTGAGGTCGCCGTGGACGAACTTTCGGGGGCCGCAGTCATGGAGGTGGGCTAGGCCGCGGCCGGCGCCCTTCGCGATGCGAAGCCGCACCGGCCACGCCACCGTGCTCGGCTGCCCCGACCGCCCTGGATGGAGACGAAACAGAGTAAGACACCGGAGTAGTATTATGCAATTTTGGATAAATACTAGGTGCAAAGTGAAAAGTTCTGAAAATATTGGGAGCAAAGTGTCATTTTCTCTACGAGGGTTGAAAGAGACGGTGATGACCTCGAATAGCGGCGGCGAGGTTGCCGTTGGAGATGAAGTCGGTGATGAGGAGCTTCTCGTCAGGAGCCCAGTAGAAGGCGCGCAGCCGTACGATGTTGGGGTGTCTCACCCGCCCCATCGCCCTCACCTCCGCTGCGAACTCCTTATActttcctcctcctccgccgccgccgccctcgCCCAGCCGCCTCACCGCCACAGCCGTGCCATCCCCCACCACCACCTTGTAGACGATCCCCTTCCCTCCTTTTCCCAGAACATATGCCGACGCCCGAAGAAGCTCCTCCAAGTCCACCTTGAACCCCTTGTCCATCGCCACCAGTTCCCCCTCCACGCCGCCGCcgctcacctcctcttcttcgttCCCCTCCTCCACTGACGATCTGCCTCCGCCTTTCTCGTTACCCGGTGGTGCCCACACCCACCCGCACCACCGCCGCTTGCTGACGTCTCCGTCGTCGCCCCCTCCTAGCTTCGCGGTGTCTTTCTCCTGGTCCTTCGCCTTCCAGTACGCGCACACCACCACCAGCCCAACCAGCGCTACCCCGGCCGCATCCGCCGCCGATATGAGGACAATCATCCCCTTCCGCATTCCCTTCCTACCCTCCTCCCTCGTGGTGCCTAACTCCTCCCCCCGCGACCGGACCGGCACTTCCGCCTCCGGTGCGGCCGGCGCCTCGCAGGGGACCATGAGGGGGAACCCGCAGAGTCCTGGATTGTTGAGGAACGCCATCGGACCCTGATTGGCCAGCGATCCCGTCCCGGGGATCTCGCCGGAGAGGTTATTGTATTGCAGATCGAGATTCACCGTGGACGGCAGATTCCCCAGCGAGGTGGGGATCGGTCCGGAGAACCGATTGTGCGAGAGGTTCAGCGTGCCGCTGAGGGAGTCGAGCTCGCCGATGTCCGGCGGGATGGGCCCTTCGAACTCATTGGAGGACAGGTCGAGCTGCACGAGACTGACCATCTCCGCCCATATCCCGGCGGGGATCACGCCGGAAAGCCCGTTCCCATCCAGACGCAAGCGCTGGAGCTGGCGGCAGTTACGGAGATCCGGGGGGAGCGGTCCGGCCAGGGCGTTGCGGGATAAGTCGAGATTTTGCAGACGGGGAAGGTTGCACGCAGCGGCGGGGAACTCCCCGGAAATGAGATTGTCGTAGAGAAAGATGGAGTGAAGCGAGGAGGCGTTGAACAGCTGGGGCGGAAGGGCCCTGGACAGGCGGTTGCCGTGAAGGTTGAGCCGACGGAGGAACAGGAGGTCGCCGAACTCCGACGG includes these proteins:
- the LOC122017359 gene encoding receptor protein kinase-like protein ZAR1; translation: MKGSISRSCFFASICCIIHMIELARRCASLSPDGLILLAFKAAVSDDPSSALAGWSEADDHPCLWLGVSCANVTGFAYPRVVGVSISGKNLSGYVPSEFGDLLFLRRLNLHGNRLSRALPPQLFNASSLHSIFLYDNLISGEFPAAACNLPRLQNLDLSRNALAGPLPPDLRNCRQLQRLRLDGNGLSGVIPAGIWAEMVSLVQLDLSSNEFEGPIPPDIGELDSLSGTLNLSHNRFSGPIPTSLGNLPSTVNLDLQYNNLSGEIPGTGSLANQGPMAFLNNPGLCGFPLMVPCEAPAAPEAEVPVRSRGEELGTTREEGRKGMRKGMIVLISAADAAGVALVGLVVVCAYWKAKDQEKDTAKLGGGDDGDVSKRRWCGWVWAPPGNEKGGGRSSVEEGNEEEEVSGGGVEGELVAMDKGFKVDLEELLRASAYVLGKGGKGIVYKVVVGDGTAVAVRRLGEGGGGGGGGKYKEFAAEVRAMGRVRHPNIVRLRAFYWAPDEKLLITDFISNGNLAAAIRGRSGQPSTVAWPVRLRIAKGAGRGLAHLHDCGPRKFVHGDLKPSNILLDADYNPYIADFGLLVLLSLTTSSSHVPSSSSSSATALIGGALPFTSSSFSGSSKSGLLDRPNPYRAPEIRASAAAAARPSQKSDVYSFGMVLLEILTGKPPETAPSTSGEQLAPALVKWVRRGLEEARPLSELVDPVLLRDTHGKKEVMAAFHVALSCTEMDPDARPRMKTVSEELDRIGSGRK